From one Coffea eugenioides isolate CCC68of chromosome 11, Ceug_1.0, whole genome shotgun sequence genomic stretch:
- the LOC113752813 gene encoding protein trichome birefringence-like 19, giving the protein MDQAAFVKSNSVQRAPMILPIAVTVTALVILAILPIYYPLRRYPSQAVVKIAASPPYHSAQKLIKAVEDEEKCDIFTGEWIPNPNAPYYTNATCWAIHEHQNCMKYGRPDDGFMKWKWKPEGCDLPIFNPYQFLDIVRGKSMAFVGDSIGRNHMQSLICLLSRVEFPIDDSATDDDYFRRWKYPSYNFTLAAFWSPFLVRFQKPGAADLFDLYLDESDEKWSTQIEGFDYVILNAGQWYFRPSMYYEKRRLVGCRFCQLGNIIDLPMTYGYRRALRTAFRAINSLKNYRGITFLRTYAPSHFENGEWNKGGNCLRKRPFWSNETALEANNLEVYLTQMEEFRAAEWEGKKKGLRYRLLDVTQAMLLRPDGHPSRYGHWPHENVTLYNDCVHWCLPGPIDSWSDFLLHMLKMEGRRSHEEKLQPQTQ; this is encoded by the exons ATGGATCAGGCTGCATTTGTCAAAAGCAACTCGGTTCAAAGGGCCCCTATGATACTTCCCATAGCAGTAACAGTAACAGCATTAGTCATTCTCGCGATTCTCCCGATTTACTACCCTCTGAGAAGATACCCGTCTCAAGCAGTAGTGAAGATCGCCGCTTCCCCTCCATACCATTCGGCCCAGAAACTGATAAAGGCAGTAGAAGATGAGGAAAAGTGTGACATCTTTACAGGGGAATGGATTCCAAACCCCAATGCGCCCTACTACACAAACGCTACGTGCTGGGCGATCCACGAGCATCAGAACTGCATGAAATATGGAAGGCCCGATGACGGGTTTATGAAATGGAAGTGGAAGCCAGAGGGGTGTGATTTACCGATCTTCAACCCGTATCAGTTCTTAGACATCGTCAGAGGCAAGTCCATGGCCTTTGTGGGAGACTCCATTGGCAGAAACCACATGCAATCCTTGATATGCCTCTTGTCCAGG GTGGAATTTCCAATTGACGACTCGGCCACGGATGATGACTATTTCAGGAGGTGGAAGTACCCAAGTTACAACTTCACCCTGGCAGCATTTTGGTCACCCTTCTTGGTTAGATTTCAAAAACCAGGCGCAGCTGACCTCTTCGATCTTTACCTTGATGAGTCTGACGAGAAATGGAGCACCCAGATTGAAGGATTTGATTACGTCATCCTCAACGCCGGGCAATGGTACTTCCGTCCGAGCATGTACTATGAGAAACGCCGCCTCGTGGGGTGTCGTTTTTGTCAACTAGGGAACATCATAGACCTCCCAATGACTTACGGGTATAGAAGAGCGCTGAGGACAGCATTCAGGGCAATCAATAGCTTAAAAAATTACAGGGGTATAACATTTCTCAGGACTTACGCACCTTCTCATTTTGAAAACGGGGAATGGAACAAGGGTGGAAATTGTCTGAGAAAGAGGCCGTTTTGGAGCAACGAGACTGCCCTGGAGGCCAACAATTTAGAGGTTTACTTGACTCAAATGGAGGAATTTAGGGCTGCAGAATGGGAAGGGAAGAAAAAAGGGTTGAGGTATAGGTTGCTGGATGTAACTCAAGCCATGCTTTTGAGACCCGATGGCCATCCCAGCAGATATGGACATTGGCCGCATGAAAATGTGACATTGTACAACGACTGTGTGCATTGGTGCTTGCCTGGACCTATTGATTCCTGGAGTGATTTTTTGCTCCACATGCTGAAGATGGAGGGTAGGAGATCCCACGAGGAAAAGCTTCAACCACAAACGCAGTAA
- the LOC113754244 gene encoding protein trichome birefringence-like 19 produces the protein MELVYRRSSLPSSRAFGLVNRCDMFSGDWVPQVEGPYYTNETKCQIDDRQNCIKFGRPDTEFMKWRWKPSQCEVPPFNATLFLELVRGKSLAFIGDSLARNQMQSLVCLLASAADPVDNSYTADPRFRQWFYAEYNFTLAIFWSVHLVKSEDADTNIYPVTSQTLYLDEVDEIWANHIEKFNYVIISAGQWFLRPLVYYRKGKLIGCYACNKRKITGLSMYYGYQMAFRTSFTTLLNLEKFKGTTFLRTISPQHYENGGWNTGGTCVRTRPIAKDEIRFEEYFLKLYSTQVAELIAADGKGKKRGLKFRILDPTDMMAERADGHPNHYGHGPGANFTNADCVHWCLPGPIDTWNEILLQVLQSEYNATSLMGKSTPTNQTNS, from the exons ATGGAGTTGGTTTACAGGAGGAGTTCATTGCCTTCGAGCAGGGCATTTGGGTTGGTGAACCGATGTGATATGTTTTCCGGAGATTGGGTTCCTCAAGTCGAGGGGCCTTACTACACGAATGAAACTAAATGTCAGATTGATGATCGACAAAACTGCATCAAGTTCGGACGACCAGACACCGAATTCATGAAATGGAGGTGGAAGCCAAGTCAATGCGAGGTACCCCCGTTTAATGCAACTCTCTTTTTGGAGCTTGTAAGAGGAAAGTCGCTGGCCTTTATCGGTGATTCACTCGCAAGAAATCAAATGCAGTCATTGGTTTGCCTCTTAGCAAGT GCAGCTGATCCTGTGGATAACTCATATACAGCAGACCCAAGATTTAGGCAGTGGTTTTATGCAGAATATAATTTCACGCTAGCCATTTTCTGGTCCGTTCACTTGGTGAAATCCGAAGATGCCGACACCAATATCTACCCCGTCACGAGTCAAACCCTCTACTTGGACGAGGTTGATGAGATCTGGGCCAATCACATTGAAAAGTTCAATTATGTGATCATATCAGCTGGACAGTGGTTCCTCCGGCCACTCGTGTACTACAGAAAGGGTAAGCTTATAGGTTGCTACGCCTGCAACAAAAGGAAAATCACCGGCCTTAGTATGTACTATGGGTACCAAATGGCCTTCAGGACATCGTTTACGACGCTGCTAAATTTGGAAAAGTTTAAGGGAACCACATTTCTGAGGACAATATCTCCGCAACACTATGAGAACGGAGGATGGAATACAGGTGGGACCTGCGTGAGAACAAGGCCGATTGCAAAGGACGAAATCAGGTTTGAGGAATACTTCTTGAAACTTTACTCGACTCAAGTTGCGGAGCTGATAGCCGCAGACGGGAAAGGGAAGAAGAGGGGCTTGAAGTTTCGGATCCTAGACCCAACTGATATGATGGCAGAGAGGGCAGATGGTCACCCAAACCACTATGGACATGGCCCTGGTGCCAACTTCACAAATGCTGATTGCGTCCATTGGTGCCTACCAGGGCCCATTGACACCTGGAATGAGATCTTGCTTCAAGTGTTGCAGTCGGAATATAATGCTACTAGCCTGATGGGTAAGAGCACACCAACAAATCAGACAAATTCTTGA